One Sanguibacter keddieii DSM 10542 genomic window carries:
- the tyrS gene encoding tyrosine--tRNA ligase, with translation MTNVLDELTWRGLISQTTDMDALREALDGGPVTYYCGFDPTAPSLHHGHLVQLVLLRHLQLAGHRPIALVGGATGLIGDPRMSGERVLNSREVVGEWVERLRSQISRFLDFDGDNPAQMVNNLDWTGELTAIDFLRDIGKHYRMGTMLAKDTVARRLESSEGLSFTEFSYQILQGIDYLELNRRHGCTLQTGGNDQWGNLLSGVELVRKSEQRSVHALTTPLITKADGTKFGKSEGGAVWLDPEMMSPYAFYQFWLNADDADVVRFLKIFTFRSAEEIDELAVAVAERPAAREAQRALAGDVTSLVHGARATEAAVAASQALFGRGELSALDEATLVAAVAGLPSAEGAPGDLVVDLLVETQLVASKGAARRAVAEGGVYVNNVKVVGDDATLAAADLLQGRAAVLRRGKKTLGVVTAKA, from the coding sequence GTGACCAACGTTCTCGATGAGCTCACCTGGCGTGGGCTGATCAGCCAGACCACCGACATGGACGCGCTCCGCGAAGCGCTCGACGGCGGCCCGGTCACGTACTACTGCGGCTTCGACCCGACTGCGCCGAGCCTGCACCACGGCCACCTCGTGCAGCTGGTGCTGCTGCGTCACCTCCAGCTCGCCGGGCACCGGCCGATCGCCCTGGTGGGTGGGGCGACCGGGCTGATCGGCGACCCGCGCATGTCGGGGGAGCGGGTGCTCAACTCCCGTGAGGTGGTGGGCGAGTGGGTGGAGCGCCTGCGCTCCCAGATCTCGCGGTTCCTCGACTTCGACGGCGACAACCCCGCGCAGATGGTCAACAACCTCGACTGGACCGGTGAGCTCACCGCGATCGACTTCCTGCGTGACATCGGCAAGCACTACCGCATGGGCACGATGCTCGCCAAGGACACCGTCGCACGCCGGCTCGAGAGCAGCGAGGGGCTGTCCTTCACGGAGTTCAGCTACCAGATCCTCCAGGGGATCGACTACCTGGAGCTCAACCGTCGTCACGGGTGCACGCTGCAGACCGGCGGCAACGACCAGTGGGGCAACCTCCTGTCCGGGGTCGAGCTCGTCCGCAAGTCGGAGCAGCGCTCCGTGCACGCGCTCACGACGCCGCTCATCACCAAGGCCGACGGCACCAAGTTCGGCAAGTCCGAGGGGGGAGCCGTGTGGCTCGACCCCGAGATGATGAGCCCGTACGCCTTCTACCAGTTCTGGCTCAACGCGGACGACGCCGACGTCGTGCGGTTCTTGAAGATCTTCACGTTCCGCTCGGCCGAGGAGATCGACGAGCTCGCCGTCGCCGTGGCAGAGCGTCCGGCTGCTCGCGAGGCGCAGCGCGCGCTGGCCGGCGACGTGACGTCGCTGGTCCACGGAGCCAGGGCGACCGAGGCTGCTGTCGCCGCGAGCCAGGCGCTCTTCGGGCGGGGGGAGCTGTCGGCCCTCGACGAGGCGACGCTCGTCGCGGCCGTCGCGGGGCTGCCCTCTGCTGAGGGGGCGCCGGGCGACCTCGTCGTCGACCTGCTCGTCGAGACGCAGCTCGTCGCGTCGAAGGGTGCTGCCCGTCGCGCCGTCGCCGAGGGTGGTGTCTACGTCAACAACGTCAAGGTCGTCGGTGACGACGCGACCCTCGCTGCCGCGGACCTGCTGCAGGGACGGGCCGCCGTGCTGCGCCGGGGCAAGAAGACGCTCGGGGTCGTGACGGCCAAGGCCTGA